Proteins from one Bifidobacterium sp. ESL0732 genomic window:
- the menC gene encoding o-succinylbenzoate synthase, with protein sequence MRLTGLKLLPIRLHLKHPFVSAHETLSERLVTLVAVRDEDGNWGYGELEAFTTLFYTNETQAIEQMVLQRYLWPVVRNQQFTTPPDLYAHLQVLKGHHFAKAALDMAVWDLYAKQQQLPLAAVLARQVHAQWQDYVPVGVSLGLQDDEPLLAAVQKAQQQGYRRIKLKVKGNADLQRIARLRQRTSIKSLTVDANQSLQWTKDLAATIDRLQLTFIEDPVSHPTAEGPQHMHTPICLDEPITSVDQAKYAWRLQLGQIMSVKQAVIGGLTPALELVMAHRQLGFEIWCGGMLEGGIGRAANLALASLTDFAYPGDLAATERYYQKDYTTPLHVTQGLMPVSHGVGVGVDLLPMYQKLLDQQKTIC encoded by the coding sequence ATGCGTCTAACGGGCTTGAAATTATTACCGATTCGCCTCCATCTCAAGCATCCTTTTGTATCCGCCCACGAAACATTAAGCGAACGCCTGGTGACTTTGGTAGCCGTACGTGATGAAGACGGCAATTGGGGTTATGGCGAGCTGGAAGCATTCACCACATTGTTTTACACGAATGAAACGCAAGCTATCGAGCAAATGGTGCTGCAACGGTATTTGTGGCCTGTGGTGCGGAATCAACAATTTACGACACCACCAGACCTATATGCGCATTTACAAGTTTTAAAGGGACATCATTTTGCCAAAGCCGCTTTGGATATGGCGGTTTGGGATCTCTACGCCAAGCAACAACAGCTACCGCTAGCCGCGGTCCTAGCCCGGCAAGTTCATGCTCAGTGGCAGGATTATGTGCCGGTGGGTGTCAGTTTGGGCCTGCAAGACGATGAACCGCTGCTAGCGGCTGTCCAAAAAGCGCAGCAACAAGGCTATAGGCGTATCAAATTAAAAGTTAAAGGCAATGCCGATTTACAGAGGATCGCTCGTTTGCGTCAACGAACGTCGATAAAGTCTTTGACGGTAGACGCCAATCAAAGCTTGCAGTGGACCAAAGATTTAGCGGCAACCATTGATCGCCTGCAGTTGACTTTTATCGAAGATCCGGTGTCGCATCCTACAGCCGAAGGGCCACAGCATATGCACACTCCGATTTGCTTAGACGAGCCGATCACCAGTGTGGACCAAGCCAAGTATGCTTGGCGATTACAATTAGGCCAAATCATGAGTGTCAAACAGGCGGTAATTGGTGGGTTAACACCAGCTTTAGAACTGGTCATGGCGCACCGCCAGTTGGGTTTTGAGATTTGGTGCGGCGGAATGCTGGAGGGAGGCATTGGGCGCGCGGCCAATTTGGCCTTAGCCAGCTTAACTGATTTTGCTTATCCAGGCGACTTAGCAGCAACGGAACGTTATTATCAAAAAGACTATACGACGCCTTTACATGTGACTCAGGGTCTGATGCCGGTATCGCATGGTGTGGGAGTAGGCGTCGATTTGCTGCCCATGTACCAAAAATTATTGGACCAACAAAAAACAATATGCTAA
- the menH gene encoding 2-succinyl-6-hydroxy-2,4-cyclohexadiene-1-carboxylate synthase yields MQINVHQNSYHVFVYGSGQPYWLFLHGFMGSSQDFAPIARHIKGTALLPDLLGHGQSGKPTQPKRYAMARQAADLKNILQQLQIEQPLRLVGYSMGGRLALYFSWRYPQLVRQLILESSTAGLATVEQRERRRQQDQEKAHFLQTKPFAEFVTHWEQLPLFASQKNLSPQLQEQVRQRRLSQEPQALAASLLGMGTGVMPNLWPYLAQISLPVMLITGQQDRKFRGIMRQMAAQLPQAQLHVIAQAGHNVHLEQPQSYCRLLKEFLPCV; encoded by the coding sequence ATGCAAATTAACGTGCATCAGAATTCATATCATGTATTCGTTTACGGATCCGGGCAACCGTATTGGTTGTTCTTACATGGCTTTATGGGTAGCAGCCAAGATTTTGCGCCTATCGCCCGGCACATCAAAGGGACGGCGTTATTGCCTGATTTGTTGGGTCATGGACAAAGCGGCAAGCCTACACAGCCCAAACGTTACGCAATGGCTCGTCAAGCCGCGGATTTAAAAAATATTTTACAACAGTTACAAATTGAGCAGCCGCTGCGGCTTGTGGGTTACTCGATGGGCGGCCGTCTAGCGTTATATTTTTCCTGGCGATATCCACAGTTAGTCAGACAGCTAATACTAGAAAGCAGTACAGCTGGATTGGCAACCGTAGAACAACGCGAAAGACGGCGACAACAAGATCAGGAAAAAGCACATTTTTTGCAAACCAAACCGTTCGCTGAATTTGTGACACATTGGGAGCAGCTGCCTTTATTCGCCTCACAAAAAAACTTGTCGCCACAGCTACAAGAACAAGTACGGCAACGCCGCTTAAGTCAGGAACCACAAGCTTTGGCTGCCAGTTTATTGGGTATGGGAACTGGGGTGATGCCCAATTTGTGGCCGTATCTGGCCCAAATATCTTTGCCGGTCATGTTGATAACGGGACAACAGGATCGCAAATTCCGAGGCATTATGCGACAAATGGCTGCCCAACTACCCCAAGCTCAGTTACATGTCATTGCCCAAGCAGGGCATAATGTACATCTGGAGCAGCCGCAGTCGTATTGTCGACTATTGAAGGAGTTTTTGCCATGCGTCTAA
- the menD gene encoding 2-succinyl-5-enolpyruvyl-6-hydroxy-3-cyclohexene-1-carboxylic-acid synthase — protein MSNGYAYLTRQLRPLLQAFLTVGVQKVVLSPGSRSTPLAILLGQLEDQGKLQLYVDVDERSAAYFALGLSKTSGQPVLLVCTSGTAAANYYPAICEAKASNVPLIVLTTDRPPELQQVGAPQTLTQDYMYAQQVKAFYRLVMPQAATTPHEIKYNIYSAQKAVYQALAYPQGPVHLNLPLQKPLLPDLEVSDDSMQVRPIFTKPQTLPEPALLQLVEQYLSGKKGLVVVGPALNSATASQVICQFAQCYHWPILADPLSGLRGQSPEILATGDWICKNMTSLPASYHPEVVLRLGATPVSAALSSWLAQEQITTVYLDAQRSFLDHTLHTDLVVPFTPTTVLPKLHLQEASQRWLLQWQQLDQTIQKNLQSHLYKTPTLTEPKVAFGLAQALPRDAALFVSNSMPIREIDDYFWPAAPVKLWANRGANGIDGINSTALAMATQHQPAYLYIGDLAFFHDLTGLMVGRQYQLDLTIIVQNNNGGGIFSFLPQARETSQFEKVFGTPLDLDIATIARLYQAKYCRVTTFDQLTSALHAPVKGLTILEVVTQRATLVSFEQQSAQQVTHAIKDLPHAN, from the coding sequence ATGAGTAATGGATACGCTTACTTAACACGACAATTGCGGCCTCTATTACAGGCCTTTTTGACCGTTGGCGTGCAAAAAGTGGTGCTTTCGCCAGGTTCGCGCTCGACTCCGTTGGCTATTCTATTAGGACAATTAGAAGATCAAGGCAAACTGCAATTGTATGTCGATGTCGATGAGCGTTCAGCGGCTTATTTTGCTCTTGGCCTGTCGAAAACAAGCGGGCAACCGGTATTGCTGGTATGCACATCCGGGACAGCGGCGGCTAATTACTATCCGGCTATTTGTGAAGCGAAAGCCAGCAATGTGCCGTTGATTGTTTTGACAACTGACCGTCCACCCGAATTACAGCAAGTAGGTGCGCCTCAAACATTGACGCAGGATTATATGTACGCACAGCAGGTGAAAGCTTTCTATCGGTTGGTCATGCCCCAAGCTGCAACGACACCCCACGAGATTAAATACAATATCTATAGCGCGCAAAAGGCAGTGTATCAGGCGCTCGCTTATCCGCAAGGACCAGTGCATTTGAATCTACCGCTGCAAAAGCCGCTATTGCCTGATCTGGAAGTTAGCGATGATTCAATGCAAGTGCGGCCGATCTTTACGAAGCCGCAGACTCTGCCTGAACCAGCATTATTACAACTGGTTGAGCAATATTTATCGGGTAAAAAGGGCCTAGTAGTAGTTGGTCCAGCTCTCAATTCAGCTACCGCCAGCCAAGTTATTTGCCAATTTGCGCAATGCTATCACTGGCCTATTTTGGCCGATCCTTTGAGCGGTTTACGCGGACAAAGCCCCGAAATTCTGGCTACTGGGGATTGGATTTGTAAAAATATGACATCTCTACCTGCCAGTTATCATCCCGAAGTGGTGCTGCGCTTGGGAGCCACCCCCGTTTCGGCGGCGTTAAGCTCGTGGCTGGCGCAAGAGCAAATTACGACAGTTTATCTAGATGCCCAGCGAAGTTTTTTGGATCACACCTTGCACACCGATTTGGTTGTCCCTTTTACGCCAACCACCGTTCTACCAAAGTTGCATTTGCAAGAAGCATCTCAGCGCTGGCTTTTACAGTGGCAGCAATTGGATCAAACAATTCAAAAGAACTTACAATCTCATCTATACAAGACACCTACTTTAACGGAACCCAAAGTAGCTTTTGGTCTCGCACAAGCTTTACCACGAGATGCCGCTTTATTCGTCAGCAATTCAATGCCGATTCGTGAAATTGATGATTATTTTTGGCCTGCTGCGCCGGTCAAACTTTGGGCGAATCGGGGCGCCAATGGGATAGATGGGATTAATTCGACGGCGTTGGCCATGGCCACACAACATCAGCCAGCATATTTATACATCGGCGACCTGGCCTTCTTCCATGATCTAACCGGTTTGATGGTGGGGCGTCAGTATCAATTGGATTTGACGATTATTGTCCAGAACAATAACGGCGGCGGCATTTTCTCGTTCCTGCCCCAAGCCCGTGAAACATCCCAATTCGAAAAAGTTTTTGGTACTCCTTTGGATTTAGATATTGCTACCATTGCGCGTTTGTATCAAGCTAAGTACTGTCGAGTAACGACTTTTGATCAATTGACTAGCGCTTTGCACGCTCCCGTCAAGGGTCTGACCATCTTGGAAGTGGTGACGCAACGGGCAACACTGGTTTCCTTTGAACAACAATCGGCACAACAAGTTACGCACGCCATCAAGGACTTGCCGCATGCAAATTAA
- a CDS encoding isochorismate synthase, translated as MATILKVKTIKLKETLKTTQVMHWLRQQTGPVFAWEDPARRQRLFASGVALQPPVSRLTFAAGRQWFQNLSQQLVLTSSSSWHDVKAVGSFLFDEADVRTQNWGPLSGGLLFVPHILVHYQKQQWRLTLIDADSSAIDQLGEELQNEPALPAQQGCIDDYHEINPQAWTHRVQQALDCIHQHQLAKVVLARTAQAHVRQSVPESLWLQLRQQHPHVYHILLRDHDTSFISATPERLVRFQPQRLLTGALAGTTRRTGNLSTDQALAQQLLHDSKNLAEHKLVVDWLDQRLRALCLRVSHEAQPRILATANLQHLYTPIVARGMYDPLKVLASLHPTPALAGTPQRLAQKIIRRLEPQTRGLYGAPVGYLSFDQEGEWAVGIRSGLLTGQELTLWGGAGIVSASQPAAELQETTHKLQSLLSIFRIKD; from the coding sequence TTGGCAACGATTTTAAAAGTTAAGACAATCAAGCTTAAGGAAACTTTAAAAACGACCCAGGTCATGCATTGGTTGCGACAACAAACTGGCCCAGTTTTTGCTTGGGAGGACCCCGCACGTAGGCAACGCCTATTCGCAAGCGGAGTGGCTTTACAACCACCGGTAAGCAGACTAACTTTTGCCGCAGGACGGCAGTGGTTCCAGAATCTGTCCCAACAATTAGTTTTAACCTCATCAAGTAGTTGGCACGATGTTAAAGCAGTGGGGAGTTTCCTATTTGACGAAGCCGATGTACGTACGCAGAATTGGGGTCCCTTAAGTGGCGGCTTACTGTTTGTGCCACACATTTTGGTGCATTATCAAAAGCAGCAATGGCGTTTGACTTTAATTGACGCCGATTCCAGCGCAATTGATCAACTGGGCGAAGAACTCCAAAACGAGCCAGCTTTACCAGCACAGCAAGGGTGCATTGATGACTATCATGAAATCAATCCGCAAGCTTGGACACATAGGGTCCAACAAGCTTTAGATTGTATTCACCAACACCAATTGGCGAAAGTCGTTCTGGCACGGACTGCCCAGGCGCACGTCCGACAAAGCGTGCCCGAAAGCCTGTGGTTGCAATTGCGTCAACAACACCCTCACGTTTATCATATTCTATTGCGCGATCATGATACTAGTTTCATTAGCGCGACACCGGAAAGATTGGTAAGATTTCAGCCACAACGGCTTTTAACGGGTGCGCTGGCTGGGACGACACGACGCACTGGGAATTTGTCAACTGATCAGGCTTTAGCACAGCAATTATTGCATGACTCCAAAAATCTGGCAGAACACAAATTGGTGGTGGATTGGCTTGATCAAAGGTTACGTGCCTTATGTTTAAGGGTCAGCCATGAAGCGCAGCCGCGAATTTTAGCTACAGCTAATTTGCAGCATCTATATACGCCGATTGTGGCGCGCGGCATGTATGACCCGCTGAAAGTGTTGGCCTCCTTACACCCCACACCGGCTTTGGCGGGTACACCGCAACGATTGGCCCAAAAAATTATTCGGCGATTAGAACCCCAAACCCGCGGCTTATACGGAGCGCCTGTAGGTTATTTGAGTTTCGACCAAGAAGGTGAATGGGCGGTTGGTATTCGTAGTGGTTTGTTAACCGGTCAGGAATTAACGTTATGGGGCGGTGCCGGAATTGTATCGGCATCACAACCAGCCGCCGAATTACAGGAAACGACACACAAACTGCAGTCTTTACTGTCGATTTTTCGAATAAAAGATTGA
- the pyrB gene encoding aspartate carbamoyltransferase — protein sequence MVGSSVVTLDNIPTSEIRTLLDKAQYIDSHRKEVANTCNGRVLATLFYEPSTRTRLSFETAMLRLGGKVIGFAGAQLSSATKGETIHDTVKVVSQYADLIAMRHPKEGAALVAAHSSDVPVINAGDGGHMHPTQTLADLSTIQARFGRVTDLTVGLCGDLTFGRTVHSLITTLCRFGNIRFVLISPDELKTPQYVLDCIDQSPTCSYVEAKDLSAVIGDLDVLYMTRVQQERFFNEDDYLRLRDTYILDEGKMKLAKPTMAVLHPLPRVNEIAKEVDDDPRAAYFEQVRRGMLMRMALESSVLGDKLPGYDEHYCLSEREVLA from the coding sequence TTGGTTGGTTCCAGCGTGGTGACGTTGGACAACATACCGACTTCAGAGATTCGAACATTGCTTGACAAAGCGCAATACATCGATTCTCATCGTAAGGAAGTGGCGAACACCTGCAATGGCCGGGTGTTGGCCACTTTGTTTTATGAGCCCAGTACGCGCACACGTTTGAGCTTCGAGACGGCGATGCTCCGTCTCGGCGGCAAGGTCATCGGTTTCGCCGGTGCCCAGCTTTCCTCCGCCACGAAGGGCGAGACCATCCACGACACCGTCAAAGTCGTCTCGCAGTATGCCGACTTGATCGCCATGCGTCATCCCAAGGAAGGGGCCGCGCTGGTCGCCGCGCACTCCTCGGACGTGCCGGTCATCAACGCCGGCGACGGCGGGCATATGCACCCGACGCAGACCTTGGCCGATCTTTCCACCATTCAGGCGCGTTTCGGACGTGTCACCGATCTGACTGTAGGGCTTTGCGGCGATCTTACTTTCGGCCGCACGGTCCATTCCTTGATAACCACGCTGTGCCGTTTCGGCAATATCCGTTTCGTGCTTATCAGCCCAGACGAACTCAAGACACCGCAATATGTGCTTGACTGCATTGATCAAAGTCCGACCTGCTCCTACGTGGAAGCCAAGGACCTGTCCGCCGTCATCGGCGACCTTGATGTGCTCTACATGACCCGTGTCCAGCAGGAACGCTTCTTCAACGAGGACGATTACCTGCGTTTGCGCGATACCTATATCCTCGATGAGGGCAAGATGAAACTTGCCAAGCCTACGATGGCTGTGCTGCATCCGCTGCCGCGTGTCAATGAAATCGCCAAGGAAGTCGACGATGATCCGCGCGCCGCCTACTTTGAACAGGTACGTCGTGGCATGCTGATGCGCATGGCGCTGGAAAGTTCGGTGCTCGGCGACAAGCTGCCCGGCTATGACGAGCATTATTGCTTAAGTGAAAGGGAGGTGCTGGCCTGA
- a CDS encoding aspartate carbamoyltransferase regulatory subunit: protein MEVTSITNGIIIDHVDAGTALTVLHYLKVDPATTKLALIMNATSHALGAKDIIKLEDVEDLNLDALGFVAPHATVNIVRGGQIVEKAKPELPEHLVGVISCKNPRCVTTSETGLEQRFHLANAERREYRCDYCDEEAKL from the coding sequence ATGGAAGTTACGAGTATCACCAACGGCATTATCATCGACCATGTGGACGCGGGAACCGCACTCACCGTGTTGCATTATCTGAAGGTTGATCCGGCTACCACCAAACTGGCGTTGATTATGAACGCCACCAGCCATGCACTGGGAGCCAAGGATATCATCAAGCTCGAGGACGTCGAAGATCTGAATTTGGACGCCCTTGGCTTCGTCGCTCCACACGCCACAGTGAACATCGTTCGCGGCGGCCAGATCGTAGAAAAGGCCAAGCCGGAGTTGCCTGAACATCTGGTCGGCGTCATCTCCTGCAAAAACCCGCGTTGCGTGACCACCTCTGAGACCGGCCTGGAACAGCGGTTCCATCTGGCCAACGCCGAACGTCGCGAATATCGCTGCGATTATTGCGATGAAGAAGCGAAATTGTAG